From Triticum urartu cultivar G1812 chromosome 2, Tu2.1, whole genome shotgun sequence, a single genomic window includes:
- the LOC125537165 gene encoding factor of DNA methylation 2-like translates to MDDANADAGEVLDAIASGAQRHPTAESALASDAQHHPAAESALASDARHHLAAESALASDAHHHLATESALASDTQQHPAAVTTAAPAQEAVPPELHHQLMELRGDDAAGSFLAAAVKRAEDAIADEYDARARLLEARCEEAATAVRAAEQDISCLNDELAELRIISEEIIPELNCEDPEEQNQRLRALLDATTKELKWKMDKIAELQELEKDNGPTHGALEVNTLDMTGGENKLPVLHEMEKGALEINTSELGDGECKVADHALMLHENHKQEMEAIHAKIIQLERQLEQRDKALVLIARQLNMKLQAGEKVPEEDHQRLYAVMTYVRNIVDEEGKRMKVPLLDLFKREQANSKELQENRQELIQGFENMPISGGAVVRIKRMGQLDENPFRAACNLKYRDNDPEGKAARLVSYWQEEIQKPSWRPFTNIQVDEEDKEVIDDNDPRLSKLRLDYGDSVCNAVKDALRELNEYSPDERRIMNEVWNFREGRKATMTEVITCILEQLAVADPGLRGQEFKVPPKKCSNSI, encoded by the exons ATGGACGACGCCAACGCCGACGCCGGCGAGGTCCTCGACGCCATCGCCTCCGGCGCGCAGCGCCACCCCACCGCCGAGAGCGCCCTGGCCTCCGATGCGCAGCACCACCCCGCCGCCGAGAGCGCCCTGGCATCCGACGCGCGCCACCACCTCGCTGCCGAGAGCGCCCTGGCCTCCGACGCGCACCACCACCTCGCCACCGAGAGCGCCCTGGCCTCCGACACCCAGCAGCACCCGGCCGCCGTCACGACCGCTGCGCCAGCCCAGGAAGCGGTGCCGCCCGAGCTCCACCACCAGCTCATGGAACTGCGCGGGGATGACGCCGCGGGGAGTTTCCTGGCCGCCGCGGTGAAGAGGGCCGAGGACGCCATCGCCGACGAGTACGACGCGAGGGCGAGGCTCCTGGAGGCTAGGTGCGAGGAGGCGGCCACGGCGGTGCGGGCGGCGGAGCAGGACATTAGCTGCCTCAACGACGAGCTCGCCG AGCTGAGGATCATATCTGAGGAGATCATACCAGAGTTGAACTGTGAGGATCCGGAGGAGCAGAATCAGAGGCTCAGGGCGTTACTGGACGCCACGACCAAAGAGCTCAAGTGGAAGATGGACAAGATTGCAGAATTGCAGGAGCTGGAGAAG GATAATGGTCCCACACATGGTGCTTTGGAGGTCAACACACTGGACATGACAGGTGGAGAGAACAAGCTGCCTGTGCTGCATGAGATGGAGAAG GGTGCTTTGGAGATCAACACATCGGAACTGGGAGATGGAGAATGCAAGGTGGCTGATCATGCTCTCATGCTGCATGAAAACCACAAG CAAGAGATGGAGGCTATTCATGCCAAGATAATTCAACTTGAGAGGCAACTGGAGCAAAGGGATAAAGCCCTAGTGCTCATCGCACGGCAGCTGAACATGAAACTACAAGCAGGGGAGAAGGTCCCAGAGGAAGACCATCAACGTCTTTATGCAGTAATGACGTATGTGAGAAATATTGTGGATGAGGAAGGGAAAAGGATGAAAGTTCCATTGCTAGACCTCTTCAAAAGAGAGCAGGCTAACAGCAAAGAGCTCCAAGAGAATCGCCAAGAGCTGATTCAG GGCTTTGAGAACATGCCGATTAGTGGGGGCGCCGTTGTTAGAATCAAAAGGATGGGCCAACTTGATGAGAATCCTTTTCGCGCCGCATGCAATTTGAAATACAGGGACAATGATCCAGAGGGCAAAGCTGCAAGGTTGGTCTCGTATTGGCAGGAGGAAATACAGAAGCCATCATGGCGTCCGTTTACTAATATTCAGGTCGATGAAGAAGATAAG GAGGTTATAGATGACAATGATCCAAGACTAAGCAAGCTGCGGTTGGATTATGGCGACAGCGTCTGCAATGCAGTGAAGGATGCACTGAGAGAACTCAACGAGTATAGTCCTGACGAGCGGCGCATCATGAATGAGGTCTGGAACTTCCGGGAAGGGCGGAAAGCAACGATGACAGAGGTGATCACCTGCATTTTGGAGCAGCTGGCAGTGGCGGACCCAGGATTGCGAGGACAGGAATTCAAGGTTCCCCCAAAAAAATGCTCAAATTCAATATAA